CCTCGAGCAGCCTCCATCGAGTGTAGTCGTCGATCTCGAACGGCACCTTCAGCGACCCTACGGTCACTGTTCGCTCAACCAGATCGACGGTGACCTCTATTCCCGGGTCGGCCTCGACGACCTCCCAGAGCCGCTCGACGTCCTCATAGGCGACCTGCGCGGCGAGCAGGCCCTGCTTGCCCGAGTTGCCGCGGAAGATGTCGCCGAATCGCGAGCTGATGACGACGTCGAATCCGAAGTCGCGCAGCGCCCAGACGGCGTGCTCGCGGCTCGAGCCTGTGCCGAAGTCGGGGCCGGCGATCAGCACCTTCACGCCCTGGTGCTCGGGGCGGTTGAGCACGAAGTCGGGGTCCTGGCGCCAGGCGTAGAAGAGCGCGTCGTCGAAACCGGTCTTCGTGACCCGCTTCAGGAACACCGCGGGGATGATCTGGTCGGTGTCGACGTTCGAACGGCGCAGCGGCGCCGCGGTGCCCGTGACGGTGGTGATCTTCTCCATGATCAGTTCCCCTCCCCTTCGGTCTGCAGATCCCAGGGGCTCGAGAGGGTTCCGCGGATGGCGGTGGCAGCGGCAACCAGCGGCGACACGAGGTGCGTGCGGCCGCCCTTGCCCTGGCGCCCCTCGAAGTTGCGGTTCGAGGTCGACGCGCAGCGCTCGCCCGGGGCGAGCTGATCGGGATTCATGCCGAGGCACATCGAGCAACCCGCGAAGCGCCATTCGGCGCCGAAGTCGGTGAAGACCTTGTCGAGGCCCTCGGCCTCGGCCTCGAGTCGCACGCGAGCCGACCCGGGCACGACCATGACGCGCACACCCTCGGCCTTCTGCTTGCCCTTGATGATCGAGGCGAAGGCGCGCAGGTCTTCGATGCGACTGTTGGTGCACGAGCCCATGAAGACGGCGTCGACCGCGATCTCCTTGAGCGGCGTGCCGGGTTCGAGGGCCATGTACTCGAGCGCGCGCTCGGCGGCGGCACGCTCGTGCTGGTCGTCGATCGACGCGGGGTCGGGCACCGTCTCTGAGAGCGAGACGCCCTGACCGGGGTTCGTGCCCCAGGTGACGAAGGGCTCGAGCGTGTCGGCGTCGATGAACACCTCTGCGTCGAACACGGCGCCCTCGTCGGTCGCGAGCGTGTCCCAGTAGGCGACGGCGGCATCCCAGTCGGCGCCCGACGGGGCGTGGTCGCGACCCTCGAGGTACGCGTAGGTCGTGGCATCCGGAGCCACCATGCCGGCTCGCGCGCCCGCTTCGATCGACATGTTGCAGATCGTCATGCGCCCGTCCATCGAGAGCGCGCGGATCGCACTGCCGCGGTACTCGAGCACGTAGCCCTGGCCGCCGCCGGTGCCGATCTTCGCGATGACCGCGAGGATGATGTCCTTCGCGGTGACGCCGGGACGCAGGGCGCCCTCGACGTTGATCGCCATGGTCTTGAAGGGCTTCAGCGGCAGGGTCTGGGTGGCGAGCACGTGCTCGACCTCGCTCGTGCCGATGCCGAACGCCATGGCGCCGAACGCGCCGTGCGTCGAGGTGTGCGAGTCGCCGCAGACCACCGTGATGCCCGG
The sequence above is a segment of the Agromyces hippuratus genome. Coding sequences within it:
- the leuD gene encoding 3-isopropylmalate dehydratase small subunit: MEKITTVTGTAAPLRRSNVDTDQIIPAVFLKRVTKTGFDDALFYAWRQDPDFVLNRPEHQGVKVLIAGPDFGTGSSREHAVWALRDFGFDVVISSRFGDIFRGNSGKQGLLAAQVAYEDVERLWEVVEADPGIEVTVDLVERTVTVGSLKVPFEIDDYTRWRLLEGLDDIGLTLRDEAAIAEFESHRESWRPKTLPIREPAESGSL
- the leuC gene encoding 3-isopropylmalate dehydratase large subunit, with translation MNAAPTNNVVAPGEAPRTLAEKVWNAHLVKQGEDGTPDLIYIDLHLVHEVTSPQAFDGLRMAGRPVRRPDLTIATEDHNTPTLDIDKPIADLTSRTQIETLRRNAAEFGIRLHSLGDKEQGIVHVVGPQLGLTQPGITVVCGDSHTSTHGAFGAMAFGIGTSEVEHVLATQTLPLKPFKTMAINVEGALRPGVTAKDIILAVIAKIGTGGGQGYVLEYRGSAIRALSMDGRMTICNMSIEAGARAGMVAPDATTYAYLEGRDHAPSGADWDAAVAYWDTLATDEGAVFDAEVFIDADTLEPFVTWGTNPGQGVSLSETVPDPASIDDQHERAAAERALEYMALEPGTPLKEIAVDAVFMGSCTNSRIEDLRAFASIIKGKQKAEGVRVMVVPGSARVRLEAEAEGLDKVFTDFGAEWRFAGCSMCLGMNPDQLAPGERCASTSNRNFEGRQGKGGRTHLVSPLVAAATAIRGTLSSPWDLQTEGEGN